The DNA segment TGGcatcatatatatatatatatatttccGTTTAGCTTTTCGTCTTTGCCGTTGCGATGAGGTGCGTAAAGTTCGAAAGTAGCCAAGTAAAAACGCGGCAAAAGCCACGATGCGTAATCCACAGGGGGTACGCACGGAGAAGGATACAAACAAAACCCGCTCGACgaagccgccgtcgccccctttggaaagggggaaggggggaagTCCAGTTAAGCACCACAAGCCACgtggaaaaaaaagagagggaaggaaagagaTACTGTACATGGCATTTCGGGCGGAAAGAGAGGTGgtgcggaggagctgcgcagaCCCCTGCAACTGTGCGCCCGCTCGACTCAAGTGGTTCGTTGCACAGAAATCATGCAATAAAACAAGGAGtgcttcacacacacacacacaagcgctcCCACACGTCCACATAACTTCGTGTTCGGCTTGTGAAAGTAGCTGGGCGGTAGTTTGAAAGACAACATCAACAGCTCgactccccctcctcctcctcctcaacCCTCTTTGCCGTCTCTGCAGTGGCGCAGAGAGCGGGGGAGAAATGAAACAAAGGGAGAGGGTAGGGCACACTCACATCGGCTGCACACCGTTGCCGCATGCCTGACTTCGAGGTGCCGaaccgcacgcacacacatgaacatacacacacacacatatatatagaCACTTGCACTGGtacagagaggaggaggtggcgttGGTGAAAAAGCTCCACACCGAACCCTGAACAGGAAATCACAACGCCCCTTCTCATCGTTAAAAACGACAAACAATAACGAAAAAAAATCCGAGAGTAGAGTGAGCACTGATACGTAATATAGTGTACATTTCTGTGGCCGCGTGCACATTCcgccatgtgtgtgtggggggggagggggaggcgaccaatagagagcgagagagtgaTGGGATCCGCACAAAAGCCAATGACTCAGTTTTCACGTTctgcagagagaggggtgtgAAAAGcagggcggggtgggggacATGTTCGTGTTCTGCGTCTGCTGTTTTAGGTGCTcaagtgtgtgcgtgtcagTGGCGCCTCCCTTGACTACGCGATCCATCCCTGGCATTGCATTTACGCACAGTCGCTTGGTGGCACCGAGACAGATACGCAAGGAAAGCAAAGGGGAAAAGTGAACAGCATTACATTTTGGCGATAGCAAGCATCACCATGGAGAACTGGGCGTAGTTCACGGTTCCGGCGTCATCGGGGTTCTCTGTCCGCATCGAGGACCCGGTCCGCACACCGGGGGAACTCCGCATCACCTGCAGGAAGGGGAGCAAAAAGCGCTGCACGCGAGAGCGGTTGACAGGGACCCCGCAGCTGTCAAGCGGGCAGATGAGCCGCAACGGTAAGCGACGACGACTCTTCGGAGAGCCACCGGTCCACTCATGAAGCAAGACATCCACCAAGGAAGACACAGGTAGGGTGtcctgctgccgtgcggcagcgcacagcGCCTTGAAGAGCGGATGCATGGCATCATCACCGACCTTTACGccggcggcctccgcctgcgcagcgATGTATGGCGGGACAGGCACTGTCGACCTCACTGCGTCCCCCGAAAAGAGCGCCAGTGCTCCCTCGATACCCTCTTTCGGATACGTCACAAGCGCCCTCGACGATTCCGGCTGCGCAATCAGAgcgctggcgtgcgcgccgttCAGGGGAGCTGCtttcaccgctgccgccgccacagcggcgtcgtCTCCTACTGCACTCTCGCCTTCATCCGGAAAGGACAGCGTGTTGAGTGCAGACCTCGACTCCAGCGCGACCGCTGCCTTGCGAATCACGTCGAGGATCTCGCCGCACCACAGGGTGAAGGGAACGTTCGTGAAGGCCGCTTTGGAGGCGTCGACGCGGACTGCGGCGTTCTCGCAGTTTTTGTCCCGAGACGCGAACGTTTTGCCGCCAAGCTCTTTCACCGCCACTGTCACCTTCCACACAAgcccgctgcaccgcacaaAGAGTTCCACCGTCTCCATGCACACCTGGCACACCAGGAAGAGCGCGCGCCGAtagcgcagctgcgactcGGTGTAGCCCTTGTCGACGCCAACGCGGTCCTCTACGCCGCTCAGATTTTCTGCATCACTGTCCTCGTAGAGCAGCTCGACGCACGGTGCGATGAGGTCGACAGGGTCCAGCTCTAGGAACACTGTATGCACCCCGTGCGCCTCGGCGCACACGAGTCCTTGCAGGATccaccgccgcagtcgcTCAGCTGCCGGGTTGACGTACACCACGCCAAACGGCTTGCCCCCTGCCTCGTCGGCCACCTCAGCCTTAGGCAAAAAGGAGGTGATCTCGTTGTCGGCAAAGAGGGTTGACACCTCCCGGTGTGACGGCAGAAGCagcaagcgcgcgcacggcgcggcCTTCGACGCGAGTGAGAGGAGTGGGTGTGTGCTCTTGTGAGGATCGACAGAGCCACTCCACACATCGCCGGCCTTCATCGGCGTTACCTGGAACTCGGCCAGATCCATCGCGCCGTCACGCCACGCCCGCAACACCGCAGGGGTGCTCTGCGCCACGTCGATACGCTTCTTTAGGCGGGGTCCTTCTCGCGTGTAGTAGTACATCCACGGATCCCTTGCCTGCACCACGCAAGGTCCTCGAGCAAAGGAGCCGCCCACCGCCTTGGCAACATCTCCGTCCACCACATCCTTACGGACGACGCCTTCGAGGTCCAGGCCCGTTTCCTCTGGGCTCAAGCGCTCGAGTACGCAGGCCAAGCTCGTGCACagctgcgacagcggcgaggaagCGCACACTTCACGCGCCACCGTCTCTGGCACCATTCTCTGCGGAGGCACAGTGGTGGaggtcgacgaggaggatgaaACCTTGGAGAGTGGCGgatcgcacgcgcgcgtggccGCCATGTTGGCGATCCATTCGTTGCGGTACTGAATGCCACGCTGTAGCTCCGCGTAGTAGGCATCCGAAGACGCTAGCACCGCTACCAGCATAtagcgcggcgcggcagcctTGTCGGCGCCCCGCATCTCCTCCTGAGAGACAATGTTACGGAAGACGAGACGGAAGAGCGCCTCAggggcgtcgctgccgcgtgccTGATCGTTGGCCACGGCAGCGGGAAGCCGGTACACGACGAAGGTATACTCCAGCAAAAGCGGGTGACTCTCCATGCTGCTTGTCGAGTCCATGGCCCGTTCGAAAACCTGCTGGTAtgaggcggcgatgcaggcCCCCGAatcgccgcagcagggcgACGCTGCCACGATGACGAGCTGCTCTTCTGAATCCACCACCATGCCgtactgcagcagctgcagctgccgcggcgacagGGCATTGCGCAGAAGTGGATGCGTGGCGTAAATGCGGTGGAGCGGATGGCGGAAAGGAACGGCGAATTCCTCGACAATGAGCTCGAATCGCAGATCCAGCCGCGCGATGTCGTGAAGAGCAACGTTCGCATAGCCAGGCGTggctgcctcctcttccggGACCCAAGTGAAGGGGCTCAGCGGCGCGATCGactgctgcaccagctccattctttctgtttttttttttgccgggagggggaaggggctgTTTGTGAGTAACTTTGCACGCTGCACAGTCGGAGGAGGGCACGTGGGCAGGCGAAAAACGGATGCGCCTGAAGCGAGGCaagaggggagaggtggTTTAGCGGTTGACGTGCCGAGTGCGCACACCTGCCTCCCAGACGAAATCAGATGCGCCATCAcaagaggagagcgagaggggagaaCGAGAGGCGTGCAAGCAGAAAACTAGCAAAGGTGAGATCGCgcgtccctctcccccagtttgtccaaaaaaaaaaaaacgcattCAATGCACAGGCATTTTGGGGGCCCTGCAGTGCCGATAGAAGCGGAATACTCTCATAGAAATGTGCGGCCGCCAAGGCGTACATATAGTTCGAGTGTTGGCGGGAGAGGGCGTTGCAGAGATCAAGCAGGACGTATTCGGCTTCCCTGTTTTTctctcgaggaggaggaggggggagggggggtttGCAGGCATGCCCACAAGACACCGCCGCAGCATGGAGAGcgcgcgacgcagccgtcAGCAACAACCGGGAGAGCGTCCCTCGATGCGTTTCCGTTCTCCTTTTGCCAACACGTACACGCATCCAGGAGGGGAGGCAGTGCAGAACGAGGAGCCTGTTCTTCAACATCCGAACATGCGACGAGAACAGCagcaaaaaaagaaagcaagaaCAGGAGAGTTATCCTGCACGCGCCATGAACACGTTTTCAGTGTTGAGCGGTTCGGCGTAACGCCTCCTGTGCGCCCTtgcgtgcctctctctctctctctctcgagcATTGCCTCACCTAGGATGCACTCGTGTTGAAGATGTCAAAGGCAGCCTTGTAGAATATGTCCACGTTACGGTCAATCAACGCACGGTTTTCGAGGTGTGTCTGCTTCATCATCAGCACCAAGGTCAGGGAGCTTGGCAGCTCGCGGACGTAGATGCAGTCCTCGTTGCTGAGCTGAATCACTGCATTTGCGCCGCGGTACAACTCGGACACGTCAGAGGCGCATTCGTCTGCACTGTCCAAAGACGAGAagatggcgcagctggtAGCGGAAGCGGCCAAAGCGTGCACCGAGTCCGCCGAGGCATCCTTCACAcctccggcggcgccgtcacgtTGCCGCATGTAAATGCGACTCATCTTCACGACCACTTCAatggcgtcgctgcagagGTCGTAGGTGCGCGACTTGAGGCGGTTGCGCTCGTCCACGGCGACGTAGATTTTGGAGTGGCTAAGGAAGAGGTAGGAGAGGTCGATATTGCTGTTTGAGTTGagcatctgcagcagctccgttATGTACGGCGTCTTGGATTTGATCAGCTTCTGCACCACTAGCGAGAATGCTTGGAAGACGGAGTGGTCGAAGATAGAGGTGAGGTTGAAGTTTAGACGTAGCGGCTGCACGTTCTCCAGCAACTGCTttgcttcctcctccacacgACGCTGCAGGCTCGCCAGCAGGTCGGCCTGGTGGTCTTCACTCAGGGCGTCGACCTTGTGAATAAACACCTCAACACACAGCTCGGGATTGTACCGGTACGCAGCGCTGATGGTGTCGAGCAACCGCGCACGGGCGTCGTCGATTAGCTCGCGGCAGTCCAGCACGTACACAATCGCGCCACAGTTCTCCAGCAGCTGATTCACGTCATAGCGGCTGGCGTTACTGGAGTCAAATGGATCATTTTGGCCCGGAAAGTCCCACACCTCAAAATTCACAAAGTCGTTCGAGTGCACGGTGCTCTTCTCCGGCTGTACGGTGGTCGCCAAGGTCGCCGAGTCGTGCGGCTGCATACCTTCAAAGACAACCTTCTGGATGCTGCTTTTGCCCGACTTCCGTAGCCCCATGAGCAGCACCTTGGGCAGTGCGAGCATGTTGTTGGACATGCTCGGCCACCCTAACGTAAGCGCGCGACAACAACCAAAACAGccaaagcgaaaaaaaaaagggcgaGCAAGTAGTGAAGTGGGTCTGGCAAGCAGCCCTAACGAGAACTCCAGCCATGCAGAGATGTAGAccgcctcacgcacacacccacacacacacgagggtgaagagggagagtgtatgcgcgcgtgtgtgtgtgtgcagcaaAGAAACGGAAGAACAAGAAGAGAACGTGTCGTCGTGTACTCCACCCAGTcagagggcgagggcggaAGCATGCCGGGACGGCGTGTAGCGCCGTGTCGGAGCGAAAAGAGGAATCCGGATAGACCGATAAGAGGGGGCAAGGCCAGAAGTtgaagaaaaggagagatgATGCCAGCAAAGCCCATGAGGGCACGGAAGCAccctttcttttcccttctcTACGGCGAGATGGTTCAGGAGGGCCGATTGCGGAGATGCAGCTCCCGCGCTCCTCCCTCTACATGAGCGCTTCCCAGCTGACTGCTTCGACGCTGTTGCTCTGTGCTTGCTGCTTGTGTTTTATTCCCGTAGCCACTGCAGCAACAGGGGATTGAGGCGGTGCACTTTcctcgccgagcagcgcagATGTGTCTTCCTTCTTCGTCTCCCTTTTTCCATTCCTGTTTGCAAGTTCTCTGGCCAGTCATGAGTTGTTCCTCTTGCacgtttgtgcgtgtgtgcgaaaGGTATgatgcgtctctctctcacacacacacatacaaacaCGCTCGAGTCCGCCACATTCCTGCATGTCacacccaccaccacgcacacgcagagctTATTCTTCATTCCACTACCGAAAAGACCTCCACGAGGAGTGAGCCAAAGGCACACCGacaaagaaagagaggaagacaaCGCAGCGCACACCCTCTCAGACGGCAAACAACGCACAGAAACACAGGCGCGCTCCTGAGAGAACCTTTACAGGTACTCGATGAGGTGCTGAAGCCGCGCAGTCTGCCCTTGCACCACGCGACTAAGCAGCGGCCAACGCACCTCGCCGAGGTCCTTCACGAGACTTCGCAGTGTGCGAACGAGGCGCTCGGTGGAGTGCCGCACCCCCTggagcaccgctgccgtgtaCAACATTCCAGGGGCGCGGCTCGCATTTTGGATGAAGTCCTGCACCGTCAGGGCGTAGGCCGTCAAGGCAAGCTGCACAGTCTCGAGATGCACCGATTGCACGTCTGTCGCGACGTCGACCTGGCCGTCCACTGCGAAGGAGTCATCCACGTCAGTAACGGTGTCAGCGTCGCCGACAAGCGGCCCCCTGCTGGGGGACCGCGTAACGCTCGACTCGCGCGATGCAAGGTTGGTGTAGCCCACATTCGGGGAGCGCTCGAGTCCAGCGCCACCGGGTGCAGTCGCGGCGGTGACCTTCCGGAGAACCTGCAGCTCCCGCACGGTGAACTGGCGCAAGAGGTCCAGCGAGTACACAAGCGACGTGGCtgtcgaggcggcggccacggcgccgtcggtgaGGTTGGCGgggctcgccagctccgccgtcTGCCCTAGCAGCTCTAACGGAAACACAAAGGCTGCCAGCGTGGCGCCATCACGGGGAACGGCATAGGATGCCTGCTTCAGCAGGATTGTAAGCTCGTTGCGCAGCACATACGCCTGGGCGATCGTGATCCGCCTGCCTTCACTGATCACGGCCTCCGCACTCGGCACCGACACCACGCATTGCTGGTGTAAGTGAGGTTGGCGGAAAAACACAAAGCCTGCCTGAACACACGGCGTGAGTTTCTCGAGGAGGACGTTCTGAGCCGCCAGCACTGCGGCAAGTCGTGTGCACGCGTCCACCTCTTCCACCTCccagagcagcagcccgcCCCGGTCGCCTCCGCGCCCGCCGGCGAAGGCGCtaagagcagcagcaaagcgcgggctgctcagcagcgccgctttTAGAGATGGCACCCAACCTGACGCGATTGCGTTGTACTGCCCGCGCACTGACACAATCGTGCACCACAAGGAGAGGAGTGCAAGCCAGCACACGTTCCACGCTAGAcgcaggtgccgctgcgcggccgtATCGTAAacagaggaggtggagaactGACCTATCGCCTGCAGGAAGCCGAGAAGAACATCCTCGTCCACGAAGCCCAACACCGCCGTTTGCCCGCCGCAGTGGGCAATAACACAGGTAACGCACTCCACAACGCGCACAAAACGGAGAGTGTCGGCGTTGCTCGGCTGCGTTGGCTGGACAAATCGCGCGAGGCGCGACGCAACCTGCAGCAAGGTCGGAAGCAGGCGACTGACGAGCACTGCGTCGCTACCCCTATCAGAGCGTGGCCGACTGAAGACGCGTGTGCAGCCGTTCACCAGCTTGTCCAGCACGTCCAGCGTCTCTGGCGTCCAGGAGGATTGCCGCAGCTTGCCGTACAGGGCACCCTGCACCATCCCCATCAACTCctccacggcagcgcaggcggcaAACGTGGCCAGTGGAAACGCAGTGACAACTGGGAGCACCCCCTCCAGGACAAACATGTTCCTGCGATTCGCCTTGGCAAACGCCACCAGACGCCGCAGTGAGTGCTGCGCGGTCGGCCTCATTTCGAAGAGCTCGgttgcgtcgccgccgacagCCGTCTCCAAGATACTcgcggccgccttggcgagacgcagctgctgctgcacctgaCGCGTGAGGAATGAGGCCAACAGTGGCGATCCCGGCTGGCAGGACAGCACCGACTCAACGGCGCACTCGAGCAGCTGTTGGGTTCGCTTGACGAATAGGCCTGCCGTGCTCGTGTCAACGCCACTGAGCCACAATAGCTGCTCAAGCACAGTTGCCAAGTCTGCCATTGTGTCCAGCTGTGCGGCAAGGTTGTTGAGCCGGCGATCGTCACCGGTGCCGCGGAAGAAGCGTGTAGAGGCGGTGCCCACGGGGAAGAGCCGCTGGCACGCCGCGAACACCTCGACGTTTTCGCTAGACAGGGTTTGCAAAAAGGTCGTCGTATTCAGTAGCTCACCATGGGCAcgggcagcagtggcagcagcgagagccGTTGGCACAACACAGCGACTCAGAACGCTGCCCTGCGATACTCCATGAAGAAGGGTGTCAATGCTGTCGCGAGAGCTCCCACCTGCCAAACGTCTCGATGCCGTcgttgcgccgctgcgcggaAAGACAACACTGGCGCTGACGTCCGGGTTTTCGCCCAAGATCATACTCGTCGCCTGCCGCACCAACCAGTTCGTCTGTTCGTCATAGTCCACGTCGCACCGCTCCGCATCGAACAGGCTGTGCACACGCTGCatagcggcggcgccgtggcggagcagTTGATCCATGATATCCGTGTACGCAGCGAGCACCTTGCTACGGGCAGCCTGCAACGGACGAGCTGTTGCCGTTGCGAACGGCGACGGGGGCGCCAGCGTTgaccggcgctgctgctgcggtggagcGGGGGTGCTGTCTCGAGTTGAAGCGGtcgctctgctgctgccatccacctctccgccgccggcgttgtCCACAGCTGAGCTAGCCTGCCTCGACCTGGACAGCTCCAGCGCGACTCTCGCATTCACATAGGCCACACAGGCCACCGCCAAcgtcgcctcctcccacTCGCCCCCATCGCGGCCAGGGTTCGTCCTTGTCGCGTTGATGTCCTCGCGTGGCATGAGGGACAAAATCTCCTGCACCTCCACAAGCCTTGACATACCGCTGTACCGAAGGATGTTCAGCGCGAGCGCCTTCTCGTACAAGGCCGCCTTGTCTGAGCGCACCGTTGCCACCAGCAACTGCATGAGCGGCAGATCTgccggctgcgccgctgcccggctaacgccgccgctgccactgtgGCCGTCGTCACCCAAGCTTTGCCCCTGTGCAGCAACCTCACtagcgtcgtcgtcctcgcaTACCACACGCTTCTCTGGCCCAAACAGAAAGAGGAATAGCGCCGGGCACCACATGGCCATtgcctgcaccacctccactcGCATTGCATTCGAGGGCGACCCCAGGCTGTCCTGCTGCACCTGCAACACCCGCTGGGTAACCATGACGACCTCGCACGGAGACAGGTGTGAACGGAACGTCCGGAGCATGAACTCCGAGGTGTGATGGAGGGCGGTTGCATGCAGGGCTGCTACGAGAAGCTCCGTCACAACATGATGCACCGGCGCCAGGGAATCCTCGcaaagcagctgcaggagtaCGTGCACCCCGCTGCGCGAAcgacggccaccaccaccctggCACACCTCGGCCATCACGctaccaccgctgccgcgccctTGGGGGCCCCACCGTGCAGGAAAGACGGTCGTCGCGAccagcgcaggcgcgcggtAGAGCAGCACGGCTTTGTAGAGgagcgaggcggtggcacaCACGGAGCACCACGTCGACTCCCCGCCGGCCACCCAGTATCCCCTGGCGTACGCGTTCGCCAATGTGTCGAGCGCCTCTCCCAGGCGACCAATAAGCTGTGGCAGCTGTGGCACCGTCACGCCACCAAAcaccgccgcgtcctcgGAATGGTCCTCCACCAAGGTGAAGATGGTGTGTACCAGTGTggtggccgtcgccgcaccaTCGGAGGAGCAACTAAAGGCGCCTGACGGCAGTTCCGCAAGCAACGAAACGAGACGgccaggcgctgcaggagacaGTTGGTACACGGTACGGCACAAATGCTGGCAGAgctgcacacaagcacgcaggTCGGCCTCGACGTACTCATCGCCCaaccgcagcgctgcccagTGCGACGGAGCCAAGAGCTGCGCCATTATATCGCCTAAGGCATCCACGGCAGATGCgtagcgctgcagcaggctgTACGCGAGCCGCTTCATCCTTAGCGAAGGGCTTGGCGCCTTGATAATGGTTGTCACCACCTGGTTCACGAGGCCGATCAAATGCGTGGCGCCGGTCTCTGCCTCCAGTTGCTGCAGCGAATGCGGAAATCGACACATGAAGGCGCACAAGAGCGTCGTCGCAGATTCGCAGAGCAGACGCTTTGGCCGATCGCGCAGGCTCCACTGGTCTGCGGAGTGAGCGAGGGCGGAGGCTAGGCTTGCACGCAGGAGATCCATGCACAGGGCGAAAAGGTGGCGCCCCGTTCCTGACGCCGCGACTGGTGGGTCTGTTGTCTCAGCGGCGCGgtccgaggcggcgccgttgccaaCCGCAGCACTGCGAGGAGAGTGGGGTAGGTAAAAGAAGAGACGGAGTTCTCCCAGAGAgcccagcagcgacggcagagcCGATGTCACGTACGCCAGCAAAGACAGGTAGAAGACAAAGCTGCGGGGAGAATCGGTCTCCGCCTCGCACCGTGCTAGGAAGGATTCTGGGGTGCCATCAGCGTCGCTaagcgcgccatcgccttCCGCAAAGCCACCGCTGAGATGAAACGCAGAGTAGGTGCTACTCTCCTGCCCTCCCTGCCGGTTCGACTCTGGCGTGTCGTTGTCCACTCCTGCGGCACCGAGAACGGGGTGTCGCATCAGTGACTCCACCGACGGTGCGGCCGATCGCGCGGAGCGCCAGCCCACCTGTCGGTTAGCGGGAAGAGTTGCGCTTGACGACCCTGCTAGGATCGACTTCGGAGCACTCAGCACCGGCACTTTCAACGCCATCGACTCCTCCTGCGCGTAAGAGCACTCGTACCGGGTGAGGGCGCGATGCAGAAAACTGATAAGGCTCATATAGCTCTCCGAGTACGCCGTCCACGTTGCCCCGTACACGCTCACAGCACGGCTAATGTGGAGCAGCGTATCAGCCGTGCAGTAGCACCACGCCGCCTCCGACATGACTGACAAGAGGCTCTGCATGGCGTATCCGTGTACCCACGTGCTGATTCGCCTGATCACagagacagcggcggcaccgtcagTGCAGCTGACAAtgtccgcagcggcgtcatACAAGGTGGCCTTGCGAAGTACCTCGAGTGCGCGGCACTGCCACGTCTGCGTCATCTGTGGAAATGACGTCGGGAGCGCTGCCATGAAGGCCATGTGCGCCATGTTTGcccgtgctgcagcgccgagtTCGAGGTTTTGCAGCGCGTCCTCAAGCACCTTGTGGGACAGACGACCCGCCTGAAGAATGCAGAAAGCGGTGAGAGAGGCAACGCTGCGACGCAGGTAGGCTGggcgatgcgccgctgccctgaCAAGTTCGGTGCCCATGTCTCTGTTGACGGCGTACAAGGACGCCAGCGCCTCTTCGGCGACTACGAGGCTGGACGATACCGTGTCGCTCGGGTCCGCCATCCTCGCGTGGTACGCGATCAGGAGCAGAACGTCGCAGTAGAGGGACAGCGCCGCGTCTTCGCCGGCTTGCGCGCCAAGCGACGATGCATGTCCACCGCAACGCAGCCAAAGTGTCTGCATATGCTCtgcagccgtcgcagcaAACCGCCCGTCTGTGAGCAAGGTCAGTAGGCGCCCAAAGTTGCGCGAGCGCTGGTGCGCTCGGCGGGATCGCTGCAGAATCGCGCTCAATACGCTCAGCACCTTTGTTAGAGAAGCGAGCTCACGCGCCGAAGACTGCTGTTGCGGCGACTCCTCGAGCAAGTGCAAGGCATGTGAGCGCACTTGCCGCTTTGAGACGGACGGCTGCATCGGCAAAGACACGGCGGAGCCGTTCAGTCCTGGCAACAACGAGATGGAGCTGTTGCTGGAGGCATCGCTCAAGACAGAGTAGGGTGCTGCCGCGAGTGTTTCCACTATGTAGTCACTTTCGTCTACGTGGTCCTCACCCGCGTCGCCATCTGCCGAGCTTCCCATACGAGGGAGCAGAGCCACTGCCAAACTTGGTGCCTTGACCTCTCGGCAGCTGAAGAGGTTCGCCAACGACTCAAGTACGCTGAGCTGCGTGCCCGTCCTATCCGCACATGACACGCCCAACgtgctcggctgctgcgatgaCGCTACACCAGAACGAGGTGCTGCCTGACGGGCTGTCTGCGACGCGTCCAGGGACGCAGGCAGCagagacgccgctgccgaggggGCCGCATCTGCGCCGAAGAGAGACATAGTGGGTCCTTCTCGACAATGATAGCCAATACGGTCCAACAATCTAGCGatcacacaggcacgcacacacaagcgacCACGGCAGGTAAACCAGCAGGGAGctagagggagaaggaggcgctgctgcgaacACGAGGCCCACAAGCACTCTAATTTGCAACGAACAGTCCACACACAACGCCTCCGCACGCCTGCTTTGAGTCCACGATGTGTGACCTGATTTCGCGCAAACTGCTTTTACagtatatgtatatatatatatatatatttttttttcgtttcagCTTGCTTGTATGCAGCGGAGTCGGATGGGGCGGTGTGCCGCGAACGAGCACATGCACGCCGCTTTGCTTTCCCGCTGCTTGCTTAGGTGGCGGCTACAACGGCAAAAAGgcaaaagagagaagacgctGTGCTGATGATTTCAAGTCGATCGTCGCGCCTCGTTACAAATGTGCGTCGGCCCTTTCCTCGTATTATCCTGCCTTAGGCACACTTCCCTTTGggtttgtttgttttctcttcGACCGTTCCgtgtggagagagaagagggcaaACCCGACGCGAGCCACGACGGGAGCCGTGGAAGAAAGATTGGGAGGgcaacggtggcggcatGACCTCCAGTAGTGCGAGGCGGGGAAGAAAAAGCCCACCTTCAGAAAATGCAAGACGCACACATAGACCTCTTTAGAACCGGTGCCCATGGCATCCGCTGGATGCCGTACTGGgaagaagcgcacacgcacacgcgcgccaaCCAAATATCTGGCAAGCGCGGATACGCTGATGGCCTGCATCGCGTCATTATTTTCTCTTACGAATAATATCGCATCATTCCATGTGCATGCTGCGTCACATCCGCCTCCCTTTGGACCATGTCCATGTCTTAGTACATAAGAGAATAGTTGCGATGGCGGTGGATGGGAAAACACCCCACGAGGGCGTCAGCGTGTTGCAcattctctctctgtctctctgtgcgtgtgtgttggaggggggagggagccacgcagcccctccccctaacCCTATCCCTCTGCCGAATGCCGAGCCACGTCTGATGGGCGACAAGGTCAGGTACCTACGGCGCAGGGAAAGTCtgagcgatgcatcgctgcggatgtcggcgggTCAGGTCGTGGACGGCGTGGTCGCCGAAGCGACCTGCGGCAGGGAAGAGGCTCGCAGGATCCACA comes from the Leishmania infantum JPCM5 genome chromosome 36 genome and includes:
- a CDS encoding putative ras-like small GTPases; translation: MSNNMLALPKVLLMGLRKSGKSSIQKVVFEGMQPHDSATLATTVQPEKSTVHSNDFVNFEVWDFPGQNDPFDSSNASRYDVNQLLENCGAIVYVLDCRELIDDARARLLDTISAAYRYNPELCVEVFIHKVDALSEDHQADLLASLQRRVEEEAKQLLENVQPLRLNFNLTSIFDHSVFQAFSLVVQKLIKSKTPYITELLQMLNSNSNIDLSYLFLSHSKIYVAVDERNRLKSRTYDLCSDAIEVVVKMSRIYMRQRDGAAGGVKDASADSVHALAASATSCAIFSSLDSADECASDVSELYRGANAVIQLSNEDCIYVRELPSSLTLVLMMKQTHLENRALIDRNVDIFYKAAFDIFNTSAS